A window of the Brassica napus cultivar Da-Ae chromosome C5, Da-Ae, whole genome shotgun sequence genome harbors these coding sequences:
- the LOC106410558 gene encoding glutathione S-transferase T3-like → MDPFTINSPGFTLLLALQSSPAMDCGFAEAVGNSPGLVKPVVKRKWSTKEDLVLISGWLNTSKDAIVSNEQKGGSFWKRIEDYFNSSAQLTDSVAREWSQCKQRWGRVNEQASHDIFFNDYHVKFTMEHCWRVLRYDQKWKSYSKSRDGAKEKRKENEEVMPEEEVRPAGVKAAKASHGIVIMSGSQVAMSDVAWLLLLFLYGCSVVFC, encoded by the exons ATGGATCCTTTTACCATAAACTCTCCCGGGTTTACTTTGCTCTTAGCTTTGCAGAGCAGTCCAGCAATGGACTGCGGCTTTGCTGAGGCAGTAGGCAACTCTCCCGGGTTAGTGAAACCGGTTGTAAAGAGAAAGTGGTCAACAAAAGAAGACCTAGTGCTCATCAGTGGTTGGCTGAACACGAGCAAGGATGCTATTGTCAGTAACGAGCAGAAGGGAGGATCCTTTTGGAAGAGAATTGAGGACTACTTCAATTCAAGCGCTCAGCTCACTGACTCCGTTGCTAGAGAGTGGAGTcagtgtaagcagaggtggggaaggGTGAATGAGCAG GCTTCCCATGACATCTTCTTTAATGATTACCATGTGAAGTTCACCATGGAACACTGTTGGAGGGTACTAAGATATGATCAGAAATGGAAGTCATACTCGAAGTCCAGAGATGGCGCGAAGGAGAAAAGGAAGGAGAATGAAGAGGTGATGCCTGAGGAGGAGGTTAGACCGGCGGGTGTAAAGGCTGCGAAAGCAA GTCACGGGATTGTCATCATGTCTGGATCACAGGTTGCTATGTCTGATGTTGCTTGGCTGTTGTTGCTTTTTCTCTATGGATGCAGTGTAGTATTTTGTTAG
- the LOC125587329 gene encoding uncharacterized protein LOC125587329 has protein sequence MSSSSNDEVYEVFEEMVDQQIDDFIDSVIANDPKRRVYIERDGEQGHNQLWHDYFSENPTYPPEMFRRRFRMNKPLFLRIVERLNNEVPYFQQQRNGHGRCGLSTLQKCTSAIRMLAYGQAGDANDEYLRLAATTALLCLEYFTEAIIPLFGDEYLRRPTPEDLQRLLDAGEACGFPGMIGSIDCMHWEWKNCPTAWKDYQWRTNDTDTFKLIHLSSSQESLAEVPR, from the exons ATGTCAAGCTCCTCAAATGAtgaagtatatgaagtttttgaAGAAATGGTCGACCAACAAATTGATGATTTCATCGACTCTGTTATAGCGAACGACCCGAAGAGACGAGTGTATATCGAAAGAGATGGGGAACAAGGACACAATCAACTATGGCACGACTATTTTAGTGAAAATCCAACATACCCACCCGAAATGTTTAGGCggcgttttcgaatgaacaaacctttgttccttcgcattgtcgaACGCCTAAATAATGAAGTTCCATACTTTCAGCAACAAAGAAATGGTCACGGAAGGTGCGGCCTATCTACACTTCAAAAATGCACTTCAGCAATACGAATGTTGGCATATGGTCAAGCCGGAGATGCgaatgacgaatatctccgacttgcgGCAACTACTGCACTTTTATGTTTGGAATATTTCACGGAAGCGATAATACCattgtttggagatgagtatctaagaagaccTACACCAGAAGATCTTCAAAGACTACTTGACGCTGGAGAGGCATGCGGGTTTCCGGGGATGATAggcagcatcgattgtatgcattgggagtggaaaaactgcccaacgGCTTGGAAAG ATTACCAG tggAGGACGAACGACACGGATACATTCAAATTGATACATCTGAGTTCGAGTCAGGAGAGTCTAGCCGAAGTTCCAAGGTGA
- the LOC106394225 gene encoding 9-cis-epoxycarotenoid dioxygenase NCED3, chloroplastic — MASFTATTAVSRRWVGGNHTKPPLSSSQSSALSYSCSVPMTNRSQRKLNVSSALHTHPALHFPKQSSTSPAIVVNPKTKESDTKQMNLFQRAAAAALDAAEGFLVSHERQHPLPKTADPSVQIAGNFAPVNEQPLRRNLPVVGKIPDSIKGVYVRNGANPLHEPVTGHHFFDGDGMVHAVKFEDGSASYACRFTQTNRFIQERQLGRPVFPKAIGELHGHTGIARLMLFYARAAAGLVDPAHGTGVANAGLVYFNNRLLAMSEDDSPYQVRITPGGDLKTVGRYDFDGQLESTMIAHPKVDPESGELFALSYDVVSKPYLKYFRFSPDGEKSPDVEIQLDQPTMMHDFAITENFVVIPDQQVVFKLQEMIRGGSPVIYDKEKVARFGILDKYAADSSGIRWIEAPDCFCFHLWNAWEEPETEEVVVIGSCMTPPDSIFNESDENLKSVLSEIRLNLRTGESTRRPIISDGEEQVNLEAGMVNRNMLGRKTKFAYLALAEPWPKVSGFAKVDITTGEVKKHLYGDNRYGGEPLFLPGEGAEDDGHILCFVHDEKTWKSELQIVNAVCLEVEATVKLPSRVPYGFHGTFIGASDLAKQV; from the coding sequence ATGGCTTCTTTCACGGCGACTACGGCGGTTTCTCGGAGATGGGTCGGTGGTAATCATACTAAACCACCATTATCGTCTTCTCAAAGCTCCGCCTTGAGTTATTCTTGCTCCGTACCCATGACAAATCGTTCCCAACGAAAGCTCAATGTTTCTTCTGCGCTTCACACTCATCCTGCTCTCCATTTCCCCAAGCAATCCTCCACCTCTCCCGCCATTGTTGTGAACCCCAAAACCAAAGAATCCGACACCAAACAGATGAACTTGTTCCAGAgagcggcggcggcggcgtTGGACGCGGCGGAGGGTTTCCTCGTGAGCCACGAGCGACAGCATCCCCTCCCCAAAACCGCCGATCCTAGCGTTCAAATCGCCGGAAACTTCGCTCCGGTGAACGAACAGCCCCTCCGTCGTAACCTCCCGGTGGTCGGAAAAATACCGGATTCCATCAAAGGAGTGTACGTGCGCAACGGAGCCAACCCGCTTCACGAGCCGGTGACTGGTCACCACTTCTTCGACGGAGACGGGATGGTTCACGCCGTGAAATTCGAAGACGGTTCAGCTAGCTACGCGTGCCGGTTTACTCAGACCAACCGGTTTATCCAAGAACGTCAATTAGGTCGACCGGTTTTCCCCAAGGCCATCGGCGAGCTTCACGGCCACACCGGTATTGCTCGACTCATGCTATTCTACGCCAGAGCCGCAGCCGGGTTAGTCGACCCGGCGCACGGAACCGGAGTAGCTAACGCCGGTTTAGTCTATTTCAATAACCGGTTATTAGCGATGTCGGAAGACGATTCGCCTTACCAAGTCCGGATCACTCCAGGTGGAGACTTGAAAACCGTTGGCCGTTACGATTTCGACGGGCAGTTAGAATCCACAATGATCGCCCACCCGAAAGTCGACCCGGAATCCGGCGAGCTATTCGCTCTAAGCTACGACGTCGTTTCAAAGCCTTACCTTAAATACTTCCGCTTCTCGCCGGACGGAGAAAAATCGCCGGACGTCGAGATCCAGCTCGATCAGCCGACGATGATGCACGACTTCGCGATAACAGAGAACTTCGTCGTTATACCGGACCAGCAAGTCGTGTTCAAGCTCCAGGAGATGATCCGCGGCGGCTCTCCGGTGATCTACGACAAGGAGAAGGTCGCAAGATTCGGAATTTTAGACAAATACGCGGCGGACTCGTCGGGAATCAGGTGGATCGAAGCTCCGGACTGCTTCTGCTTCCACCTCTGGAACGCGTGGGAGGAGCCGGAAACAGAGGAGGTCGTCGTGATCGGGTCGTGCATGACTCCGCCGGACTCAATCTTCAACGAGTCCGACGAGAATCTCAAGAGCGTCCTCTCCGAGATTCGGCTCAATCTCAGAACCGGAGAGTCCACTCGCCGTCCGATCATCTCCGACGGAGAAGAGCAAGTCAACCTCGAAGCAGGGATGGTGAACCGGAACATGCTCGGCCGTAAGACCAAGTTCGCTTACCTCGCTTTGGCCGAGCCGTGGCCTAAAGTCTCCGGCTTTGCGAAAGTCGATATCACCACCGGAGAAGTCAAGAAGCATCTCTACGGCGATAACCGTTACGGTGGAGAGCCTCTGTTTCTCCCCGGAGAGGGAGCAGAAGATGATGGGCACATCCTCTGTTTCGTTCACGACGAGAAGACATGGAAGTCAGAGTTACAGATAGTTAACGCCGTTTGCTTGGAGGTTGAAGCGACGGTTAAACTTCCGTCAAGGGTTCCGTATGGGTTTCACGGCACATTCATCGGAGCCAGTGACTTGGCGAAGCAGGTGTAA